Within the Musa acuminata AAA Group cultivar baxijiao chromosome BXJ2-9, Cavendish_Baxijiao_AAA, whole genome shotgun sequence genome, the region GTCGCATTACAATTAAGGATTAAAATCCAAAGAGCATTTGAACTCCTAGCGGTTGcatcaaaaaaataatagaagCAGCAACTACTGCTGAAGGTCAGTCAACGTAGCTAAAACGAACTTCCCTCAGCCAACCAACATGACAAGAAATTAAACAAAGTAAAAACGATGCTACATCTTGCAGACAGGCTCTACCAGATCCTTGAAGACCGCCAGTAAAGAAAGGCTTCGAACCACGGAATTTGTACAGTTCCTATCCCTATAAGATAGATGTCTGGAGTTGCAATACGGAGCACCAAAATAAGCTCCCCACAAGAACACCTCCAGTCAATCTCCCACTGCATCTTGGCGTGATATATGAAAGGCAGGGACTACATGTTTCCAAATACAAAAGCAAAAGTGCAAATTAAAACAATATAAGCATAACTACGACCTTGCGAATCTGCTCaggtcttttccttttctttttttttcccattaGGCAACAGACTTGTCTTCCTGCTCAGGCCAGAATGATCGAGCAAAGATGGCAATGGTATATTAATGGCAGAGATCTCAAATGAAACGGTACTTCGTCGTACATGTGACAGGCAACACATCGACCCGGCGGTGATTGAGGAGTTTAATGCCCGTTGCTTCCCCCATGAGCATTCTGCCCGGTGGCAGGGATAGTTCTCTGAGCAAAATCAAGTAACAGCTTACGCTGATGCTCATTAGTATGAGGAAGACTAGCTCGTAACAACTCCACTGGCATCTCCCTACTTATGGCTCTGGTGACCTCTGACCCAGCAACAGCAGCATTTGCAGACTGCATGGATAAAGACTGCATTATACTTTCATACTTACTAAGACAGTACTTTGTGAGAAGCCCGAAAAAGGCATTGAACGATGCCTGCCACAGGTTACAGCTAGGTATGCTGTAATTGCCAGCATTTTTTTGGTCCGTTAAAAGCTGTGTCGCCCTATCGAGAACAGCTTTTATAATGATGGAAGCACCGTCACCAGCAGAACTTCCAAGCGGACGAAGAGGAGGCTGCTCCAAAGAACAAACCACAGCAGCTAGACAAGCACTGAGTGCACTAATGTCCATGCCATGTATGCATGAAGAAATATTCTTTGCAAGATTGGTTATACTTTCTGCAGAACTAGAATCCAATGGCATAACCCCAAACAGAACTCTCAGGTGACGGAAAATAGCCATGCAGACAACCCGGACGAGCTCACTATTCGGAGTAAGAAGTTGTAGGTACCGCGAAAGAAGCTTCCGGCCCTTTGGCAGAGAGACTAGGCGAAGAAACACAAGATCATCCTTTGGTGCCAGCCCGGGGTGGTCAGATTTACCAGGGCCAAGTGGATCAACCAGCTGAAGTGATGCAGCAAGCTCTTGAAGTAGAATTTCTCTTTCCCTCCTAAGTTGGGAACCACCATCCTGTGGCTGGCTGAATTGTAATAGGCGATCGATGTCATCAACATTGAGTAGAAGGCAGAGGCCATCCTCGATGGTGATTCTAGCAGCCAACATAGGCTCCTCCTCTAGAGGTTTTACAGCAGATTTCTGGTCAAGGATGTTATCCACTGATGCTGATTGTGTTTCAACTTCAAGAAGAGGACGAGGTCTACGAATTGAAGAGAAGGAAAGCCGCCCGAGAGCATCAACCTGGAGATATGCATGTGGCTCATCCTTGGAATGCGCTCTAGAAGACAAATCCTTGGTGAGATTTGGGCAGAAATGGTGCTTCAGACTTGATCCAGCAGATTTCTTTGCTAGGCAAGCTTGGTGATAGTAATCATCTACGTAGGGGTCATTACTATGAGTTGCAACATGCTGCAATCTTAAAATGTTTTCAAGCTCCTCAGTTGTCATGCATTTTGAACGGAACCGTGACCACCCATTGTACTTCTGGTTGCCAACATCAGAATACTGTTGAGGAAGCCCAAAGTTCTGTCTCCCTCTGTAAATTGGTCTCGATCTCTGGTCTCTGAAATCAGCCATCCCAAGCACAGCTTCAAACCTATTTATCATCTGTGGTGGGGAATGACCAGGGTGGAACTGCTGAGGCGGCACGTGGGGGAATCGTGAAATTGAAGGCAAAAGTTGGTGAATTCCATGTTGCGGCTGTTGTGTCAGCAGTTGAGAAGGAATTGGATTGTTTACATGAGGCCTCTGACGCTGGGTCACATCAGATATCAAATTTGGATTGTCCCATGAAAGGAGACTAGGTCGTTCTGACCAATGATTCTGTTGCCTGCTATTACTGGAGAGTCCTGGTGGGCCAAACTGAGACATGTTTACATCATAATGTGATCCGTGTGCTGCTGGTGGACGAATTTGGGAGAAAGGGTAGGGATTTGGCGGAGAACAAGGCACCTGGAGGCCATAAGTAGGAGAAGAGGCGATTCCATGATGTGTGTGATTTGTGGGAAACTGTGAGGCTGCAACATGTGAAGGGAAGGACAAATGAGAAGATTTTGGTACATGGATTGGTTCGCTAGGTTGGTACTGATGTTGCTGTTGAGGAGAGGAAGATGTTCTGTATAGTGGTCTGGAATCTGCAAATTGACCTGCTTGCGGATGTGGATGTGACCACCACCTTTT harbors:
- the LOC103999509 gene encoding protein PAT1 homolog; translated protein: MAAAMDGEGGGMQDPGVGDGFGGQDDGVADRAQFDASQYAFFGNSVMEEVELGGLEGDGGGADRSFVGIDDEDYQFSLLGDRVEEEDLSATSDIYELASTFSKLNKGTVEPWSTGVIGERGSFSRESSSTAEWTQETEFSNWQDQHIRETESVQDGKRWWSHPHPQAGQFADSRPLYRTSSSPQQQHQYQPSEPIHVPKSSHLSFPSHVAASQFPTNHTHHGIASSPTYGLQVPCSPPNPYPFSQIRPPAAHGSHYDVNMSQFGPPGLSSNSRQQNHWSERPSLLSWDNPNLISDVTQRQRPHVNNPIPSQLLTQQPQHGIHQLLPSISRFPHVPPQQFHPGHSPPQMINRFEAVLGMADFRDQRSRPIYRGRQNFGLPQQYSDVGNQKYNGWSRFRSKCMTTEELENILRLQHVATHSNDPYVDDYYHQACLAKKSAGSSLKHHFCPNLTKDLSSRAHSKDEPHAYLQVDALGRLSFSSIRRPRPLLEVETQSASVDNILDQKSAVKPLEEEPMLAARITIEDGLCLLLNVDDIDRLLQFSQPQDGGSQLRREREILLQELAASLQLVDPLGPGKSDHPGLAPKDDLVFLRLVSLPKGRKLLSRYLQLLTPNSELVRVVCMAIFRHLRVLFGVMPLDSSSAESITNLAKNISSCIHGMDISALSACLAAVVCSLEQPPLRPLGSSAGDGASIIIKAVLDRATQLLTDQKNAGNYSIPSCNLWQASFNAFFGLLTKYCLSKYESIMQSLSMQSANAAVAGSEVTRAISREMPVELLRASLPHTNEHQRKLLLDFAQRTIPATGQNAHGGSNGH